In Aspergillus fumigatus Af293 chromosome 4, whole genome shotgun sequence, one genomic interval encodes:
- a CDS encoding Zn(II)2Cys6 transcription factor — MPLNKRPRTEPIVRVRTGCWTCRRRKKKCDENRPVCGGCTRNKLSCHWPAHVSSRPLENDRGAIPVQTDQHSRGSGQMDEENIIIPHGSPQSVRSSISHGASSHSPFSPAVSPTSPAQSVCLPTVSPTGAIGLEDLDAASLVPMGYSHPRSNSQASIRDVMPRSLSMLPGYSPESYQLLSHYLATTADCMANGSTPVNPFLVQIVPLAFTSDLLLQLVLTQSAAHRAFRCRNDSDEVAQSHYTKALQLFRKGVTDFIDGKESNPLMLTVGALLMCFTETARGDMNGTIFDHLSAANTLLIRLLAESDTAVPKDLKNFVIEYYTYTATVSMISIDARVSRQLFLNFDLEQRARQLLESEYIGNLCGCWLELLLMIPCIFDLGRQWMMEDGQPGLPTADDIAMFGSLQAQILRWTPYPSVTPEVFLAGRIFQQAMLLYLYTSLGAFSRAEQGIYQGLIDAAITDAMSYLHQLSATARINSGLCWPIAVVGSCLSDLDQQNSLRQRLHIMVNTFGLGNMQRTLLLLEHMWQVPLEQAGPWNICRAMQQHQIWISFA; from the exons ATGCCGCTCAATAAACGCCCACGGACAGAGCCAATAGTTCGCGTTCGAACCGGCTGCTGGACCTGCAGACgccggaagaagaaatgCGATGAAAATCGGCCCGTCTGTGGTGGTTGCACACGAAACAAACTCAGCTGTCACTGGCCTGCTCACGTATCATCAAGACCTCTTGAAAATGACAGGGGTGCGATACCGGTGCAGACGGATCAGCACTCACGCGGAAGTGGTcagatggacgaggagaacatTATCATCCCGCATGGCAGCCCACAGTCCGTTCGAAGCTCAATCTCACATGGTGCCTCTTCGCATTCGCCCTTCTCGCCTGCAGTCTCTCCAACCTCACCTGCGCAGTCAGTGTGCCTGCCAACTGTATCCCCGACAGGGGCGATTGGACTGGAAGATCTTGACGCTGCGTCTCTAGTGCCTATGGGCTATTCTCATCCTAGAAGCAACAGCCAGGCCTCAATCAGAGATGTAATGCCGCGTAGTCTGTCAATGCTCCCTGGGTACAGTCCGGAGTCCTACCAGCTATTGAGTCATTACTTGGCTACCACTGCCGACTGCATGGCTAATGGATCGACTCCGGTGAATCCATTTCTGGTCCAAATCGTTCCACTGGCATTCACAAGTGACCTTCTGCTACAGCTGGTTCTGACGCAGAGTGCGGCTCACCGAGCATTTCGTTGTCGCAATGACTCGGATGAGGTGGCCCAGAGTCACTATACCAAAGCGCTACAGCTGTTCCGCAAGGGTGTTACGGATTTTATTGATGGGAAGGAGTCGAATCCGCTGATGCTTACAGTTGGAGCTTTGTTGATGTGTTTCACCGAG ACCGCCAGAGGAGACATGAATGGGACCATCTTTGACCACCTGTCGGCCGCGAATACATTGCTTATCCGGCTGCTTGCCGAGAGCGACACTGCGGTCCCGAAAGACCTCAAGAACTTTGTCATCGAATACTATACGTACACTGCGACAGTGAGCATGATATCAATCGACGCGCGGGTGAGCCGTCAGCTCTTCCTGAATTTTGACCTAGAGCAGCGAGCGCGTCAGCTGTTAGAATCGGAATATATCGGTAATCTCTGCGGCTGCTGGCTTGAGCTGCTACTGATGATCCCGTGTATCTTTGACTTGGGACGGcaatggatgatggaagatgGCCAGCCGGGTCTTCCGACTGCGGATGACATTGCCATGTTTGGCTCATTGCAAGCTCAGATCTTACGCTGGACGCCTTATCCTTCGGTAACACCCGAGGTATTCCTGGCAGGACGAATCTTCCAGCAGGCGATGTTGCTCTATCTCTATACCTCACTGGGTGCATTCTCAAGGGCCGAGCAGGGAATATACCAAGGCCTTATCGATGCTGCAATCACAGACGCGATGTCTTACCTGCATCAACTTTCAGCTACGGCTCGTATCAACTCAGGACTCTGCTGGCCTATTGCTGTTGTGGGGTCATGTCTGTCTGACCTGGACCAACAGAATTCTTTACGACAGCGCCTGCACATCATGGTAAACACGTTTGGCCTTGGCAATATGCAACGGACGCTGCTATTGCTGGAGCATATGTGGCAGGTGCCTCTGGAGCAAGCCGGACCATGGAATATCTGTCGGGcgatgcagcagcatcaaatCTGGATCTCGTTTGCGTAA
- a CDS encoding oxidoreductase, short-chain dehydrogenase/reductase family — protein sequence MVGRLAGKNAIVTGAAGGIGLETTILMLREGASVLMTDISAAGLERAIAKVHEVVPQHDGRVEYRVVDVSKESEVEAAVAHLDAWGGLDVMFNNAGIMHPKDGDSEETPEEIWDLTMNINVKGVWYGSKHAVKSLRRHGKKKGSIINTASMVALVGAATPQLAYTASKGAVLAMTRELAIVHAREGFRFNSLCPAPLNTPLLQDWLGDDKEKRFRREVHFPTGRFGEAIEQAHAVIFLASDESSFVNAADFVVDGGLTKAYVTPEGPATEAPKNLGS from the exons ATGGTTGGAAGACTCGCTGGAAAGAACGCTATCGTGACCGGCGCTGCTGG TGGTATCGGGCTTGAAACTACAATCCTCATGCTCCGCGAGGGCGCCTCCGTCCTTATGACCGATATCTCTGCGGCAGGCCTCGAAAGGGCCATTGCCAAGGTTCACGAGGTGGTGCCACAGCACGACGGCCGGGTGGAATACCGCGTCGTCGACGTATCCAAGGAGTCCGAGGTAGAGGCTGCGGTGGCACATCTCGATGCCTGGGGCGGTCTGGATGTCATGTTCAACAACGCGGGGATCATGCACCCCAAGGATGGAGACTCGGAGGAGACACCGGAGGAAATCTGGGACTTGACAATGAATATCAATGTCAAGGGGGTGTGGTACGGGTCGAAACACGCGGTCAAGAGCCTGCGCAGAcacggcaagaagaagggcagcaTCATCAACACAGCGAGTATGGTTGCCCTGGTTGGTGCGGCTACGCCTCAGCTTGCGTACACCGCCAGCAAGGGTGCTGTTCTGGCCATGACCCGTGAACTGGCCATTGTCCACGCTCGTGAGGGATTCCGTTTTAACTCGCTGTGCCCGGCTCCTCTCAA CACCCCGCTTCTGCAGGATTGGCTTGGAGACGACAAGGAGAAGCGATTCAGGCGTGAGGTCCATTTTCCCACCGGCCGGTTCGGTGAGGCGATCGAGCAGGCTCATGCTGTCATCTTCCTGGCTAGCGATGAAAGCAGCTTTGTTAATGCCGCAGACTTCGTGGTGGACGGCGGCTTGACCAAGGCTTATGTGACTCCGGAGGGTCCTGCCACGGAAGCGCCTAAGAACCTTGGCTCGTAA
- a CDS encoding aldehyde dehydrogenase family protein gives MANQIRTLSPSTNEVIFEHQGTSLEEARKIAQASYEAFKLYKKITLSERKDIIVKALELIAANIDTLSNELTTQMGRPIAYSAKEIETMRKRADYLLSIAEDSLQEHPGQLEKGFRRSVKKEPVGPTLIATAWNYPYLITINTLVPALLAGNTVILRPSPQTPLIGERLLSYFTQAGLPPNVLQLIHVGSLDVLDEIVKLPQIKLVSFTGSTAGGVRIREATARRIVPVNLELGGKDPAYVRADADIPYVAAQIVDGAVFNSGQSCCSIERVYVHADVHDDFVAEVQKELQTYKLGDPTDNSTTTGPVISRHAVKTIQSHIDDALSKGAINATPPNESFLSVPSQKPQGNYIAPTVLTNVTHDMTVMKDETFGPVLPIMKVSSDEEAVALMNDSEYGLTASVWTRDIARGEELIAEIEAGTVFINRCDYPSPDLAWVGWKNSGLGCTLGPHAFDGFYKLKSYHIKEEQA, from the exons ATGGCCAACCAGATTCGCACCTTGTCTCCCTCCACCAACGAGGTTATCTTCGAACACCAGGGAACCTCTCTAGAAGAGGCTCGCAAGATTGCACAAGCCTCTTATGAAGCATTCAAATTATACAAGAAGATCACTCTCTCTGAGCGCAAAGATATTATCGTCAAAGCCCTCGAATTGATCGCGGCCAACATCGACACCCTAAGCAATGAGCTCACCACGCAAATGGGCCGTCCGATTGCCTACAGCGCAAAAGAGATCGAGACCATGCGCAAACGCGCCGATTATCTCTTGTCAATCGCGGAGGATAGCCTGCAGGAACACCCAGGACAGCTAGAGAAGGGATTTAGACGCAGCGTGAAGAAGGAACCAGTTGGACCGACATTGATCGCGACAGCGTGGAAT TACCCCTACCTCATTACGATCAACACGCTCGTTCCAGCCCTCCTGGCCGGAAACACGGTCATCCTCCGTCCCTCCCCGCAAACCCCCCTCATCGGCGAACGCCTCCTCTCATACTTCACCCAAGCCGGTCTGCCGCCCAACGTCCTCCAACTCATCCACGTTGGCTCCCTGgacgtcctcgacgagatcgTCAAGCTCCCCCAAATCAAGCTTGTCTCGTTCACCGGCTCCACAGCAGGCGGCGTCCGCATCCGTGAAGCGACTGCCCGCCGCATTGTCCCAGTGAACCTCGAACTAGGGGGCAAGGATCCGGCGTACGTGCGCGCCGACGCAGACATCCCCTACGTCGCGGCGCAGATCGTCGATGGCGCGGTCTTCAACTCGGGgcagagctgctgctccatcGAACGGGTATATGTCCACGCGGACGTCCACGATGATTTTGTCGCGGAGGTGCAGAAGGAGCTTCAGAC GTACAAACTTGGCGATCCAACCGACAACTCCACAACCACCGGCCCCGTCATTTCCCGCCACGCAGTGAAAACTATCCAGTCGCACATCGACGACGCACTCTCCAAGGGGGCCATCAACGCAACTCCCCCCAATGAATCCTTCCTTTCTGTCCCCTCTCAGAAACCCCAGGGGAACTACATCGCCCCCACTGTGCTCACGAACGTCACGCACGACATGACCGTCATGAAAGACGAGACCTTCGGCCCCGTGCTCCCCATCATGAAGGTCTCCAGTGACGAGGAGGCGGTTGCGCTCATGAACGATAGCGAGTACGGGCTGACTGCTAGCGTGTGGACGAGGGATATCGCGCGCGGAGAGGAGTTGATCGCTGAGATTGAGGCCGGGACGGTGTTCATCAATCGGTGTGACTATCCTAGTCCG GATCTTGCGTGGGTTGGGTGGAAGAACTCTGGTTTGGGATGCACGCTGGGTCCGCATGCGTTTGATGGGTTCTATAAACTGAAGAGCTATCATatcaaggaggagcaggcttAG
- a CDS encoding type 1 glutamine amidotransferase has product MARLLRAAILECDTPIQPVKDRYGTYGDLFENLLKASLKAQGLDPQVDLQITKWDVVNGSVYPEPDDCDAILLTGSKHDAFADEPWIIKLTNYTRELYEKHKKPIIGICFGHQIIARALGARVGRSDRGWEIAVEPIILTDTGRVLFSKNVLSLHQMHRDIAYEVPEGCVNLGSSAICEIHGLYRAGRIFSVQGHPEYDEFVVSKLIETRHAMGVFDDQLSKDGLSRAGKPHDGLVVGEAICKFLLDDPGVNRV; this is encoded by the exons ATGGCGCGCCTTCTTCGTGCAGCAATCCTCGAGTGTGACACCCCCATTCAGCCCGTCAAGGACCGCTATGGGACGTATGGAGATCTTTTTGAGAACCTCCTCAAAGCAAGTCTAAAAGCGCAGGGACTTGACCCGCAGGTGGACTTGCAAATCACCAAATGGGATGTGGTGAACGGTTCTGTCTATCCTGAACCGGATGACTGTGATGCGATACTCTTGACTGGAAGCA AACATGATGCCTTTGCAGACGAGCCGTGGATCATCAAATTGACAAACTATACCCGAGAGTTATACGAAAAACACAAGAAGCCTATCATTGGGATCTGCTTCGGTCATCAGATAATTGCGCGTGCACTGGGAGCCCGCGTGGGCCGCAGCGACAGAGGATGGGAGATTGCTGTTGAGCCGATTATACTGACTGATACTGGGAGGGTCCTATTCTCAAAGAATGTTCTG TCACTCCACCAGATGCACCGTGATATCGCATACGAGGTACCTGAGGGTTGTGTTAACTTGGGGTCGAGCGCCATCTGCGAGATACACGGTCTCTACAGGGCCGGAAGGATTTTTAGTGTCCAAGGCCATCCGGAATACGATGAGTTTGTGGTCAGCAAGCTGATTGAGACACGACATGCCATGGGGGTCTTCGATGACCAGCTCTCCAAGGACGGTTTATCACGGGCCGGAAAACCGCATGATGGATTAGTTGTCGGCGAGGCGATTTGCAagttccttcttgatgatcCGGGAGTCAATCGTGTATAG
- a CDS encoding glutamine synthetase family protein, with product MAIFPRSCGPMMRAQSGMSSKLHNKHRCRSTFKKLFETFFLVSIIFLLISGLILLNMSQDTITVEDLPALLEHDISVKVAGIDCDGILRGKVMAKEKFLGIAQKGFGFSSAVFGWDMQDVLYTTDAKIAPPESGYVDFIAVPDLSSYRRIPWEDNIPFFLVRFVQNEKPVAADGRSMLRAITDKLAEANCQAMAGVELEFMNFQTPSQDGYSNGSQTRDIAAFLERNAPSALRPMTAGSFSYSATRPVAFKKYFWDIFNTSARFNCGIEGWHTEGGPGVYEAALKVCNVAEMADRVSLFKLLAKSIGVEHGITPCFMAKPMYGQPGSSGHIHISLCDLEGKNLFARDTPDPNALWSDAACLSDMGRQFLAGLLEALPDIMPLFAPTINSYKRLVENYWAPVNISWGLEDRMASIRIITPPVCKPGATRMEVRIPGADLHPHYALSVILAAGWRGIEKKLDIKVPPMSALKQGERPELLPNTLEEAIKRFSAPESIAREILDGEFVDFFTATRQHELKVWREAVTDWEFKRYIETV from the exons ATGGCTATTTTCCCGCGAAGCTGCGGCCCCATGATGCGGGCGCAGTCCGGCATGTCCAGCAAGCTCCACAATAAGCATCGATGTCGGTCAACTTTtaagaagctcttcgagACTTTTTTCCTCGTCTCAATCATATTTCTCCTGATTTCTGGGTTAATACTTCTCAATATGTCACAAGATACAATCACAGTAGAGGATCTTCCTGCCCTTCTTGAACACGACATCAGCGTCAAAGTCGCTGGCATTGACTGCGATGGCATCCTACGCGGCAAGGTGATGGCCAAGGAAAAGTTCCTCGGCATTGCGCAGAAGGGCTTTGGCTTCAGCTCCGCAGTGTTTGGATGGGACATGCAGGACGTGCTCTACACTACAGATGCAAAGATCGCACCTCCAGAATCAGGATATGTCGATTTCATCGCTGTGCCAGATCTCAGCTCCTACCGACGCATACCGTGGGAGGACAACATCCCTTTCTTCTTGGTGCGATTTGTTCAGAATGAGAAACCAGTCGCTGCAGACGGTCGGAGCATGTTAAGAGCAATAACAGACAAGCTAGCGGAAGCGAATTGCCAGGCCATGGCTGGAG TGGAACTTGAATTTATGAACTTCCAAACCCCTTCGCAGGACGGATACTCCAATGGCTCGCAGACCCGCGATATCGCCGCTTTTCTAGAAAGAAACGCACCCAGCGCCCTTCGCCCCATGACCGCCGGCAGTTTCTCATACAGCGCGACACGACCGGTAGCCTTCAAGAAGTACTTTTGGGATATCTTCAACACTAGTGCACGGTTCAACTGTGGCATTGAGGGATGGCATACGGAGGGAGGGCCGGGTGTCTACGAAGCG GCCCTCAAAGTGTGTAATGTTGCCGAAATGGCAGACCGGGTGTCCCTGTTTAA ACTTCTGGCAAAATCCATCGGAGTTGAGCACGGAATCACCCCCTGCTTCATGGCAAAGCCTATGTACGGCCAACCTGGCAGTTCTGGTCACATTCACATCTCCCTTTGCGATCTCGAGGGGAAGAACCTCTTTGCCCGAGATACACCTGACCCCAACGCCCTCTGGTCTGATGCAGCCTGCCTGTCAGATATGGGCCGACAGTTCCTCGCAGGCCTCCTGGAGGCTTTGCCGGATATCATGCCCCTGTTCGCACCCACGATCAATTCCTACAAGCGCCTGGTGGAGAACTACTGGGCCCCTGTGAATATCAGCTGGGGTCTGGAAGACCGAATGGCGTCGATCCGCATTATCACGCCGCCGGTGTGTAAGCCCGGCGCCACGCGGATGGAAGTCCGCATTCCCGGCGCTGATCTGCATCCACACTACGCACTCAGTGTGATActtgctgctggatggcggggtattgagaagaagcttgatATCAAGGTACCGCCTATGTCGGCGTTGAAGCAAGGTGAACGGCCGGAGCTGCTGCCGAACACGCTGGAAGAAGCCATCAAGAGATTCAGTGCGCCTGAGAGTATTGCGCGGGAGATTCTGGATGGGGAATTTGTCGATTTCTTTACTGCCACACGACAGCATGAACTCAAAGTGTGGAGGGAGGCTGTAACTGATTG GGAATTCAAGAGATATATTGAGACTGTATAA
- a CDS encoding D-serine ammonia-lyase DSD1: MDFSLQNHRSFIGRPATDLPTPAVVLSKPILERNIKQLLQDVKDLEISFRPHVKTLKSIEVTRMMLGNGTHRRIVASTLCEIRGALPLAEEGILDEALYGIPIYPSALPQLAALSSKLKIVLMVDNEAQIDALESFAQSTGRTAPWPVFIKVDVGSHRAGLESSSSAMRLLVEKVESSHAAEVYGFYCHAGHSYACRTEEAAAAVLKSELEGVVRAAGYLDRKEGRKVVVSFGSTPTAHVVNSLRRALPEGMDVELHAGNFPANDLQQVCTGLVAEEQQAVRVLVEVCSVYPERNEALINAGTVALTKETSDVVGFGRVTDRPGWAVVRMAQEHGILGLANASGVQRVEETFRVGQKVMLYIQHACITAAQHHVYHVVDEEDIVRETWVPWKGW, from the exons ATGGACTTCTCCCTCCAAAACCACAGGTCCTTCATCGGCCGTCCGGCAACAGACCTGCCCACCCCGGCAGTAGTGCTTAGCAAACCTATCCTGGAGCGAAATATCAAACAACTTCTTCAGGACGTCAAAGACTTGGAGATTTCCTTCCGGCCGCACGTTAAGACGCTCAAG TCCATCGAAGTGACCCGCATGATGCTCGGCAACGGCACACACCGGAGAATCGTCGCCTCAACCCTCTGCGAGATCAGAGGCGCTCTCCCCCTTGCAGAAGAGGGCATCCTCGACGAA GCTCTCTACGGCATCCCCATCTACCCCAGCGCGCTCCCCCAGCTCGCAGCCCTCTCATCAAAGCTTAAAATCGTCCTGATGGTCGACAATGAAGCCCAAATCGACGCCCTTGAGTCATTCGCCCAGTCTACGGGGCGTACAGCCCCCTGGCCTGTCTTCATCAAGGTCGATGTAGGCTCCCACCGCGCTGGGCTGGAGAGTTCCTCGTCTGCAATGCGGTTGCTcgtggagaaggtggagagCTCGCATGCGGCGGAGGTTTACGGGTTCTACTGCCATGCGGGGCATTCATATGCGTGTCGGACGGAAgaggcagcggcggcggtgctGAAGAGTGAATTGGAGGGTGTGGTTCGCGCGGCGGGGTATCTAGATAGGAAGGAGGGGAGGAAAGTGGTGGTGTCGTTTGGGTCGACGCCAACGGCGCATGTGGTGAATTCGCTTCGAAGGGCGTTGCCGGAGGGAATGGATGTGGAATTACACGCCG GAAACTTCCCCGCCAACGACCTGCAGCAAGTTTGTACTGGCCTCGTGGCTGAAGAGCAGCAGGCGGTTCGTGTCCTGGTGGAGGTGTGCAGCGTATATCCTGAGCGTAACGAGGCGCTTATCAACGCGGGGACAGTTGCGTTAACCAAGGAGACAAGTGACGTGGTGGGTTTTGGGCGGGTGACTGACCGGCCAGGGTGGGCGGTAGTGAGGATGGCGCAGGAGCATGGGATTTTGGGGCTGGCGAATGCGTCCGGGGTTCAGAGGGTCGAGGAGACGTTTCGTGTGGGCCAGAAGGTGATGCTGTATATTCAGCATGCTTGTATTACTGCTGCGCAGCATCATGTATATcatgttgttgatgaggaggatatAGTTAGGGAGACCTGGGTGCCGTGGAAAGGATGGTAA
- a CDS encoding dienelactone hydrolase has translation MALLSINAGGASGGFLYNSSLAKTRVCITAETPDFDTAFIRQWQDEGFEVMYLPYNDGGKEYTSQLKSIKEGLGVGVNYAVIALGDAASFCLDFYLKPTNASRLSALICYYPTNIPDPRSSFPPSVRFLTHLAGETIDVTTVPTALGLQGKKRRTTRRINQGIGTGERLNIGHQAYTYDNVQPGFAEHDLEEYDRLAAELAFSRSLQVIRSTVTDKIDLEKRWEDHLEARFFSMNLNNVMEQYVDHLTPNVTYAPTISGGIGARDLRRFYEHHFLRNLPPSMRLRLLSRTIGVDRVVDELYASFEHTQEIPWMLPGVPPTNKKVEAILISIVSLRSGKLYSEHVYWDQASVLVQIGLLDPKLVPQGVEGVDRLPVVGKEAARRILTEDPESEQRRYHNRLIRATHAKHKGQHGKHELVEGSGAELRSEAGDSVKTGNVKGKSVQGQSWPEKEDGADGEEEETGTGRNGNGVANGSNGKRAASVEDDNGENDD, from the exons ATGGCCCTCCTCTCTATCAACGCCGGTGGTGCAAGTGGAGGATTTCTCTACAACTCCAGCTTAGCAAAGACTCGGGTCTGCATCACGGCCGAAACACCAGACTTTGACACCGCGTTCATTCGTCAATGGCAGGATGAGGGTTTTGAAGTGATGTACCTTCCGTATAATGATGGAGGGAAGGAATATACCAGTCAATTGAAGTCCATCAAGGAAGGATTGGGTGTCGGGGTCAACTATGCTGTCATCG CACTTGGTGATGCCGCCTCCTTCTGCCTGGATTTCTATCTCAAACCCACAAACGCCAGCCGTCTCAGCGCTCTAATATGTTACTATCCCACCAACATTCCCGACCCGCGCTCGTCTTTCCCTCCCTCCGTCCGCTTCTTGACACATCTTGCCGGTGAAACCATAGACGTAACGACAGTGCCCACGGCATTAGGCTTGCAAGGGAAGAAGCGCCGAACCACGAGGCGGATCAACCAGGGCATTGGCACAGGGGAGCGTCTGAACATCGGACACCAAGCCTACACTTATGATAACGTGCAGCCAGGGTTTGCAGAGCACGACCTGGAAGAGTACGATCGACTGGCGGCCGAGTTGGCCTTTTCACGCTCGTTGCAGGTGATACGGTCGACGGTTACAGACAAGATTGACCTTGAGAAGCGGTGGGAGGATCATCTGGAGG CGCGGTTCTTCTCTATGAACCTTAACAATGTAATGGAGCAGTATGTCGACCATCTCACCCCAAACGTCACCTACGCGCCGACCATAAGCGGAGGCATTGGAGCACGCGATCTGCGTCGGTTCTATGAACACCACTTCCTCCGCAACCTGCCGCCATCGATGCGGTTACGTCTTCTCTCACGGACCATCGGCGTTGACCGCGTCGTAGACGAGCTCTACGCTTCATTTGAACACACCCAAGAGATCCCCTGGATGCTCCCTGGTGTTCCACCAACCAACAAAAAAGTCGAAGCgatcctcatcagcatcgtGAGCCTGCGCTCCGGAAAGCTGTACTCGGAACACGTCTACTGGGACCAAGCCAGCGTCCTCGTCCAGATCGGACTGCTGGACCCTAAGCTCGTGCCGCAGGGAGTGGAGGGCGTCGACCGGCTGCCGGTTGTCGGAAAGGAGGCCGCGCGGAGGATTCTGACGGAAGACCCGGAGTCAGAGCAGCGACGCTACCATAATCGGCTTATTCGTGCGACGCATGCAAAGCACAAGGGCCAGCATGGAAAGCACGAGCTTGTGGAAGGGTCCGGCGCAGAATTGAGGAGCGAGGCGGGAGACTCTGTAAAAACGGGGAATGTTAAAGGGAAAAGTGTACAGGGGCAGTCGTGGCCCGAGAAAGAGGATGGGGCtgatggtgaggaggaggagacggGGACGGGGCGGAATGGGAACGGGGTTGCAAATGGGAGCAATGGGAAAAGGGCAGCCTCCGTGGAGGATGACAATGGAGAGAATGACGACTAA
- a CDS encoding putative MFS transporter has translation MSLVQHVSVIDGVDREIEPDLRDDETITTYHDESLVPIRRKISYDVLHERQQPVIGDKSGTPAYEVSTAIRLVQVTITILACWFASGIVFGFAALKPVLIDQGVYRDLCTKEELRDGVEVCFEQDLRLNLFFTIGSITANVSALPVGTILDRYGSRLCGFIGSALLVAGSVLMSLSFSRPDFDGYIIANFFLALGGTFVFVPSFQIANAFPKHAGIIVALVTGAFDASAAVYLFYRILYESNPETFTPQRFFLAYVAVPVCLLLALLTIMPAQDYQSSHQLEIKMEQAKDSTRDIHESDQEIESDTELRRVRSQRAEERMDDMRQIDRVLGDADERRHREEQEAERQATSVVWGVLHGLPARKQMATPWFILITLMTVLQMLRMNYFIATIRAQYEFMLASDRLAEKINEYFDVALPVGGVFATPFIGLLLDHLSVPNMLAIIVILTTLIGALNSVPAAWAGYTTVTLFVLLRPLYYSAMSDYATKVFGFATFGRVYGTIICVSGLVNFSQYALDALTHGPFDGNPIPVNIFLAAAGFVVGTVLVLYVQIAGKHLKEKRLALERDEEQERERLIPIQEEDA, from the exons ATGTCTTTGGTGCAGCATGTCTCTGTGATTGACGGCGTGGACCGCGAGATAGAACCGGACCTTCGGGACGATGAGACCATCACCACCTACCATGACGAATCCTTAGTGCCAATCCGCCGCAAAATTAGCTACGATGTTCTTCATGAGCGCCAACAACCGGTGATAGGTGACAAGTCGGGCACTCCGGCGTACGAGGTCTCGACTGCGATTAGACTTG TCCAGGTAACCATTACGATTCTCGCTTGTTGGTTCGCGTCTGGAATTGTGTTCGGCTTCGCTGCTTTGAAGCCTGTCCTGATCGACCAAGGCGTCTATCGCGACCTTTGCACGAAAGAGGAATTGCGTGATGGTGTAGAAGTCTGTTTTGAGCAAGATCTTCG GCTGAATTTGTTCTTCACGATTGGCTCCATTACCGCCAATGTATCTGCTCTACCGGTCGGGACCATCCTTGACCGATATGGTTCGCGCCTCTGTGGCTTCATCGGGTCCGCCCTGCTTGTCGCTGGAAGCGTGTTGATGTCGCTTTCGTTTTCGCGACCGGACTTCGATGGGTACATCATTGCGAACTTCTTCCTAGCCCTTGGAGGGACATTCGTTTTTGTGCCCTCGTTCCAGATCGCGAATGCGTTCCCCAAGCATGcaggcatcatcgtcgctctGGTTACCGGCGCATTTGATGCGTCCGCTGCGGTGTATTTATTCTACAGGATACTCTATGAGAGCAACCCGGAGACTTTTACGCCGCAGAGGTTTTTCCTAGCCTACGTGGCTGTTCCGGTCTGCCTTCTGCTTGCCCTGCTTACGATCATGCCTGCCCAAGATTATCAATCATCGCATCAGCTGGAAATCAAGATGGAACAGGCCAAGGATTCTACGCGGGATATTCACGAGTCAGACCAAGAGATTGAAAGTGACACCGAGCTGCGACGGGTGCGAAGTCAACGAGCCGAAGAACGCATGGACGATATGCGACAGATTGACCGAGTTTTGGGTGATGCCGACGAAAGAAGACATCGcgaggagcaggaagcgGAGCGCCAAGCGACCAGCGTGGTTTGGGGTGTCCTCCATGGCTTGCCCGCACGCAAGCAAATGGCCACGCCGTGGTTTATTCTCATCACCTTGATGACTGTGCTTCAGATGCTGCGGATGAACTACTTCATCGCGACCATTCGGGCCCAGTATGAGTTCATGCTGGCTTCCGACCGGCTGGCTGAAAAGATCAACGAGTACTTCGATGTGGCCTTACCGGTTGGGGGTGTCTTTGCCACCCCGTTCATCGGTCTGCTCTTGGATCATCTGAGTGTTCCGAACATGTTGGccatcattgtcatcctGACAACGCTCATTGGAGCCCTGAACTCGGTGCCAGCAGCTTGGGCCGGTTACACCACCGTGACGTTGTTCGTCCTGCTGCGCCCGTTGTACTATTCAGCCATGTC GGACTACGCCACCAAGGTGTTCGGCTTTGCAACATTTGGGCGCGTGTATGGGACTATTATTTGCGTATCCGGCTTGGTGAACTTCAGTCAGTACGCGCTGGACGCATTGACACACGGACCCTTCGACGGCAACCCAATCCCtgtcaatatcttcctgGCAGCTGCTGGGTTCGTGGTAGGTACGGTACTCGTCTTGTATGTGCAGATTGCTGGTAAGCacttgaaagagaagagatTGGCCTTGGAGAGGgatgaagagcaagagcGAGAACGATTGATTCCGATTCAAGAGGAGGACGCTTGA